One segment of Panicum virgatum strain AP13 chromosome 1K, P.virgatum_v5, whole genome shotgun sequence DNA contains the following:
- the LOC120703497 gene encoding probable sodium/metabolite cotransporter BASS4, chloroplastic translates to MDQAVWSELLPFPIPTRWPRAPASPSASAFAMITHHPSLLRPPILTRRVGVLGRRPALHAFLSAAVASARPCTPPLRLRPVRAAASQVGGDGGKGAVPPRALGAALLDFASSNFLPLALVGGVILGLLDPNLGCLAHKYSLSKYSTFGIFVISGLTLRTKELGAALEAWPAGLYGLASILLFTPFLAQFIMRLQLFPREFITGLAMFCCMPTTLSSGVTLTQLVGANSALALTITVVSNLLGIIFVPLSLAMYIGAGAGVSLPTEQLFRSLVTRLLIPLIIGKVAREASKGIADFVDGNRQGFSVASAVLLSLVPWIQVSRSRSLILSVQVKAFAAAIAIGVLLHLALFAFNAVMLQILSRLEQKGDSVFAKKEYARAVILVASQKTLPVLVAVVDQLGGAFGESGFLVIPGVAAHINQIIIDSMIVNWWRKRDQQFTTAN, encoded by the exons ATGGATCAAGCCGTTTGGTCGGAGCTCCTTCCATTCCCGATCCCCACTCGGTGGCCACGCGCGCCGGCTtctccctccgcctccgccttcgCGATGATAACCCACCATCCCTCCCTGCTCCGTCCGCCCATCCTGACCCGCCGCGTCGGGGTACTCGGCCGGCGTCCAGCACTCCACGCCTTCCtgtccgccgccgtcgcctcggcTCGCCCttgtacgccgcccctccgcctGCGGCctgtgcgcgccgccgcctcgcag GTTGGTGGTGATGGAGGCAAAGGCGCGGTGCCGCCTCGAGCGCTGGGGGCCGCGCTGCTCGACTTCGCGAGTAGCAACTTCCTCCCCCTTG CTCTTGTTGGTGGGGTCATATTGGGTCTCCTAGATCCTAATCTTGGATGCCTTGCTCACAAATACTCCTTGTCGAAGTACAGCACTTTTGGGATATTTGTGATCTCAG GACTGACCCTACGAACCAAGGAGCTTGGTGCAGCATTAGAAGCTTGGCCTGCTGGACTATATGGACTA GCCTCTATTTTGCTGTTTACACCCTTTCTTGCTCAGTTTATTATGCGACTTCAGCTCTTTCCTCGTGAATTTATCACTG GGTTAGCAATGTTTTGCTGCATGCCAACAACATTATCAAGTGGAGTCACACTAACACAG CTTGTTGGCGCTAACTCTGCACTTGCTCTTACAATAACAGTTGTATCCAATTTACTTGGCATTATCTTT GTACCTCTTTCTCTAGCAATGTACATTGGCGCTGGAGCTGGGGTGTCTCTGCCTACTGAGCAACTATTCAGAAGTCTGGTCACCCGCCTTCTAATCCCTCTGATTATAGGGAAG GTTGCTCGAGAAGCCTCAAAAG GTATTGCTGATTTTGTTGATGGAAATCGACAAGGTTTTTCAGTTGCAAGTGCTGTTCTTCTCAGCCTA GTCCCATGGATTCAAGTTAGTAGATCAAGATCACTAATCTTATCTGTTCAAGTAAAAGCTTTTGCTGCTGCTATTGCTATTGGAGT GCTTCTACATCTTGCTCTGTTTGCTTTCAATGCCGTGATGTTGCAGATCTTGTCACGTCTTGAACAGAAAGGGGATTCAGTCTTTGCTAAAAAAGAGTACGCACGAGCTGTCATTTTGGTGGCCAGTCAG AAAACATTGCCCGTGTTGGTTGCTGTGGTTGATCAGCTTGGAGGAGCCTTTGGGGAGTCTGGATTTCTGGTCATCCCTGGCGTCGCTGCACACATTAACCAG ATCATTATCGATTCTATGATAGTAAATTGGTGGCGCAAGAGGGATCAACAATTTACTACTGCGAACTAA
- the LOC120703505 gene encoding CEN-like protein 2: MSRALEPLIVGKVIGEVLDHFNPTVKMMVTYNSNKQVFNGHEFFPSAVANKPRVEVQGGDLRSLFTLVMTDPDVPGPSDPYLREHLHWIVTDIPGTTDASFGKELVSYENPRPNIGIHRFIFVLFRQSRRQAVSPPPSRDRFSTRQFAEENDLGLPVAAVYFNAQRETAARRR; this comes from the exons ATGTCAAGGGCGTTGGAGCCTCTCATTGTGGGGAAGGTGATTGGCGAGGTGCTGGACCACTTCAACCCCACCGTCAAGATGATGGTCACCTACAACTCCAACAAGCAGGTCTTCAATGGACACGAGTTCTTCCCCTCCGCAGTGGCCAACAAGCCGCGTGTTGAGGTCCAAGGGGGCGATCTCAGGTCCCTCTTCACATTG GTGATGACTGACCCTGATGTGCCAGGACCTAGTGATCCATACCTCAGGGAGCACCTTCACTG GATTGTTACTGATATTCCTGGGACAACTGATGCTTCTTTTG GGAAGGAGCTAGTGAGCTACGAGAACCCAAGGCCAAACATTGGCATCCACAGGTTCATATTCGTGCTGTTCCGGCAGAGCCGCCGGCAGGCGGTgagcccgccgccgtcgagggaCCGCTTCAGCACCCGCCAATTCGCCGAGGAGAACGACCTGGgcctccccgtcgccgccgtctaCTTCAACGCGCAGCGCGagaccgccgcccgccggcgctaG